The following are from one region of the Coffea eugenioides isolate CCC68of chromosome 2, Ceug_1.0, whole genome shotgun sequence genome:
- the LOC113762271 gene encoding uncharacterized protein LOC113762271: protein MEKSKTSGENSISSTSTCQNSRVSVDQETRITIREDESSESGGEKSGDCGEKSEGLTVNKGLNNDLGLEEDKYSCGIEAKRGNIDGENQRLCRICHLSKPEDEKNSMDLIELGCGCRGELGFAHSHCAEAWFKLRGNRLCEICGETAKNVTGVSDNRFLEEWNEQGITNGAAVSSGRRRGCLHSQPLCNFLMACLVIAFVLPWFFRVNMF, encoded by the exons ATGGAAAAATCCAAAACATCTGGCGAGAATAGTATTAGTAGTACTAGTACATGTCAGAATTCAAGAGTTTCTGTTGATCAAGAAACCAGAATCACAATAAGGGAAGATGAAAGTTCTGAAAGTGGAGGGGAAAAAAGTGGAGATTGTGGTGAAAAGTCAGAAGGGTTGACTGTAAATAAGGGGTTGAATAATGATTTGGGATTGGAAGAGGATAAATATTCATGTGGGATTGAGGCCAAGCGTGGGAATATCGATGGGGAAAATCAGAGATTATGCAGAATATGCCATTTGAGTAAACCAGAAGATGAGAAGAATTCGATGGATTTGATTGAACTTGGCTGTGGATGCAGAGGTGAACTTGGTTTTGCTCATTCACACTGTGCTGAAGCATGGTTTAAGCTCAGAGGAAATAG ATTATGTGAAATTTGTGGCGAGACTGCCAAAAATGTTACAGGTGTCAGTGATAATAGATTCCTGGAAGAGTGGAATGAGCAGGGAATAACTAATGGTGCTGCTGTCTCATCCGGAAGAAGAAGAGGATGTTTGCATAGCCAACCATTGTGTAACTTCTTGATGGCATGCTTAGTAATAGCATTTGTGCTCCCATGGTTTTTCCGTGTAAATATGTTTTGA
- the LOC113761464 gene encoding uncharacterized protein LOC113761464 — translation MSVVAFCFQSSIFHLSSFSALSKSEFFPLKVKEFTDGPLLFASNRDIYYPVVSSKQADGDRKGVSPHSPGLGRIPKGDENKENQSSRNREEIISLFRRIQSSISKGSANSKKRSSQPSEDGSSADSVLEVLRQSRTKGKTATKDGDKILARQRGSLRKEQKANYSSVVDSKLTRPPSTFVRRSPIPLSNRGVPADLRSDQVPAADYKKETEIPELKGLALQKVEDMKLPELKELAKSKGIKGYSKLRKAELVKLLITS, via the exons ATGAGTGTAGTTGCTTTTTGTTTTCAGTCTTCTATATTTCACTTGTCATCTTTCTCTGCCTTGAGCAAAAGCGAGTTTTTTCCTCTCAAAGTAAAAG AGTTTACAGATGGACCTCTACTGTTTGCCTCTAATAGGGATATTTATTATCCAGTCGTTTCCAGCAAACAAGCTGATGGTGATAGGAAAGGTGTATCTCCTCATAGTCCTGGCCTAGGAAGAATACCAAAAGGGGATGAGAATAAGGAAAATCAATCCTCCAGAAATCGGGAAGAGATCATTTCTCTTTTTAGACGAATTCAATCCTCTATCTCAAAGGGGTCTGCAAATTCGAAAAAGAGAAGTTCCCAACCATCTGAAGATGGGTCCTCTGCGGATTCAGTTTTGGAAGTTCTTCGTCAGTCAAGAACAAAAG GGAAAACTGCTACGAAAGATGGGGACAAGATTTTGGCTCGGCAGCGAGGTTCACTAAGGAAGGAACAGAAAGCCAATTATTCATCAGTGGTGGACTCAAAGTTAACTCGTCCACCATCTACTTTTGTGAGGAGGTCCCCAATTCCTCTGTCAAACAGAGGAGTACCAGCTGACCTTAGAAGTGATCAGGTGCCTGCTGCAGATTATAAGAAGGAAACGGAAATTCCAGAATTGAAAGGATTAGCTCTGCAGAAAGTTGAGGACATGAAACTTCCTGAGCTTAAAGAACTTGCAAAATCTAAAGGAATCAAAGGCTACTCAAAACTTAGAAAGGCCGAACTGGTGAAGTTGCTTATCACATCATAA
- the LOC113760716 gene encoding pentatricopeptide repeat-containing protein DOT4, chloroplastic-like, producing MLLTTKTSSTGFWVCPFANNSREKPLKYGTSQAFPGNPYSRTSLFPSSVSNISIGLPPKASFLSANRTRNIRSIDNNTEIIKFCELGNLDKAMELLLKCEKLKLDAKTYCSLLQLCAEYKSIDNGREVHSIIERNCIETGGVLESKLVFMYVSCGDLIEGRRIFDRTESENVFLWNLLMNEYAKIGNFKESVNMYYRMLELGIEMNSYTFSCISKCFAALENVVEGEKIHEKILKLGFGSYSAVVNSLISFYFKCGRSASGQKLFDEMCERDVVSWNSMISGYVANGLAVKGIKFFMEMLRLGVDVDLASMVSVLAACASIMDILLSRAIHAYAVKAGFDLKMPFTNTLLDVYAKCGDMDGAVCVFENMGEQNIVSWTSMIAGYAREGLSYEAIELFHEMRKNGIDPDVFTVTSILHACACSGSLESGMKVHAYIKEKNMETNLVVSNALMDMYAKCGSMENAEAVFYQMPAKDIVSWNTMIGGYSKNSLANEAFSLFAKMQPHKRPDEVTVTCILPACASLAALDRGREIHGYILRNGLSSDHFVVNALIDMYVKCGALVMAKLLFRKILSKDLVSWTIMIAGYAMHGFGTEAVATFRKMRQAGIEPDEVSFISILYACSHSGLLDESWRFFNIMRNEFYIEPNLEHYTCMVDLLARAGKLSKAYKFIKGMPIEPDATVWGALLCGCRIYHDVDMAEKVAEHVFELEPENTGHYVLLANIYAEAEKWEEVKRLQEKIGKRALKKNSGCSWIEIRGKAYIFVSGDSAYPQAQSIKFLLRDLRRKMNEQGHFSKQKYALINEDEMEKEVALCGHSEKSAMAFGVLSLPPGKTIRVTKNLRICGDCHEMAKFISKMLGREILLRDSSRFHHFKDGSCSCRG from the coding sequence ATGTTGTTAACGACCAAAACATCCTCAACAGGCTTCTGGGTTTGTCCTTTTGCAAATAATTCTAGAGAAAAGCCACTGAAATATGGCACTTCTCAGGCTTTCCCAGGGAACCCATATTCAAGAACCTCTCTTTTTCCCTCAAGCGTTAGTAATATTTCTATTGGTCTTCCACCTAAAGCTAGCTTTTTGTCTGCTAACAGAACAAGAAATATTCGTAGTATTGATAACAATACtgaaattatcaaattttgTGAATTGGGTAATCTTGATAAGGCCATGGAATTGTTGTTGAAGTGTGAAAAATTGAAACTTGATGCAAAAACTTATTGTTCTTTGTTGCAACTGTGTGCTGAGTATAAGTCAATTGATAATGGTAGGGAAGTTCATTCAATTATTGAGAGAAATTGTATTGAAACTGGTGGTGTTTTGGAGTCTAAACTTGTGTTTATGTATGTGAGTTGTGGGGATTTGATTGAAGGGAGAAGGATTTTTGATAGAACTGAAAGTGAGAACGTTTTCCTTTGGAATTTATTGATGAATGAGTATGCAAAGATCGGCAATTTTAAGGAAAGTGTAAATATGTATTATAGGATGCTGGAATTGGGAATAGAGATGAATTCTTATACGTTTTCTTGCATTTCGAAATGTTTTGCAGCTTTAGAAAATGTAGTTGAGGGGGAAAAGATCCatgagaaaattttgaaattgggaTTTGGTTCTTATAGTGCTGTTGTGAACTCGTTGATTAGCTTTTACTTCAAGTGTGGAAGGAGTGCAAGTGGGCAGAAGTTGTTTGATGAAATGTGTGAAAGAGATGTTGTATCTTGGAATTCTATGATAAGTGGTTATGTGGCAAATGGACTTGCCGTAAAGGGGATAAAGTTTTTCATGGAAATGCTACGTTTGGGAGTTGACGTTGATTTGGCTTCTATGGTCAGTGTCCTTGCAGCCTGTGCTAGCATCATGGACATTTTGCTGAGTAGAGCCATTCATGCTTACGCTGTAAAAGCAGGTTTTGATCTAAAAATGCCATTTACGAATACCTTGCTGGATGTGTACGCTAAATGTGGTGATATGGATGGGGCAGTTTGTGTTTTTGAAAACATGGGTGAACAAAATATTGTATCATGGACCTCCATGATTGCAGGGTATGCTAGAGAAGGATTATCTTATGAAGCTAttgaattgtttcatgaaaTGAGAAAGAACGGCATAGATCCTGATGTTTTTACTGTAACAAGTATCCTTCATGCTTGTGCCTGTAGTGGTTCATTGGAAAGTGGAATGAAAGTGCATGCCTACATCAAAGAAAAGAATATGGAAACAAATTTAGTGGTGTCTAACGCTCTCATGGACATGTATGCAAAATGTGGAAGTATGGAAAATGCTGAAGCTGTTTTCTATCAGATGCCTGCAAAGGATATTGTATCATGGAATACAATGATAGGAGGTTATTCAAAGAACTCTCTGGCTAATGAAGCATTCAGTTTGTTTGCTAAAATGCAACCTCACAAAAGGCCAGATGAAGTAACAGTAACATGCATCCTTCCTGCTTGTGCCAGCCTAGCAGCTTTGGATAGAGGCCGGGAAATCCATGGCTACATCCTGAGAAATGGGTTGTCTTCTGACCATTTTGTTGTTAATGCACTTATTGACATGTATGTAAAGTGTGGTGCATTAGTCATGGCCAAATTACTATTCCGTAAGATTTTATCAAAGGATCTGGTTTCTTGGACGATAATGATAGCAGGTTATGCCATGCATGGGTTTGGGACTGAAGCTGTTGCAACCTTTCGGAAAATGAGGCAAGCTGGTATTGAACCTGATGAAGTTTCTTTTATTTCCATTCTCTATGCTTGTAGTCATTCGGGATTACTGGATGAAAGTTGGAGATTCTTTAATATAATGAGAAATGAGTTTTACATCGAACCCAACCTAGAGCACTATACTTGTATGGTAGATCTTCTGGCCCGTGCTGGGAAACTATCTAAGGCATACAAGTTCATCAAGGGCATGCCAATTGAACCTGATGCAACAGTATGGGGAGCTCTGCTTTGTGGGTGTAGAATTTATCATGATGTAGATATGGCTGAGAAAGTTGCAGAACATGTATTTGAGCTAGAGCCGGAAAACACTGGACATTATGTACTTCTAGCAAATATTTATGCAGAGGCAGAAAAATGGGAAGAAGTAAAAAGGTTGCAGGAAAAGATAGGCAAGCGTGCCTTGAAAAAGAACTCAGGTTGTAGTTGGATTGAGATCAGGGGCAAAGCTTATATCTTTGTTTCTGGTGATAGTGCATACCCGCAGGCCCAAAGCATTAAATTCTTGTTACGAGATCTGAGAAGGAAAATGAATGAACAAGGCCACTTTTCCAAACAGAAGTATGCACTAATCAATGAAGATGAGATGGAGAAGGAAGTAGCTCTCTGTGGTCACAGTGAGAAATCGGCTATGGCCTTTGGGGTATTAAGTTTGCCACCTGGCAAAACTATACGAGTCACTAAGAATCTCCGAATATGTGGTGACTGCCACGAGATGGCTAAATTCATTTCCAAAATGCTTGGAAGGGAGATTCTCTTGAGAGATTCTAGTCGCTTCCACCATTTCAAGGATGGGTCTTGCTCTTGCAGAGGTTAG
- the LOC113757568 gene encoding uncharacterized protein LOC113757568 codes for MAAQSKTPATAQPPTTTNVRPPPRSNTSYQPRPFFSSQLPPPAPPTHRNQPRNAEIIRRADSIFFCIRLIFLGIGLIVILLCLMIFHPDLPTFRVDSVTISNFNISTTTPPLLSGYFNIGLTVENPSSKTTFSYSHLEAGIYLGSNQLSGTTLPPFTVAEKMNATGINAEFSAVRAYTYLAETQNLELCLKVQMEVHSKAGFWREVQYLEASCPGLLVSAVKTQKNGSSSDVWSLIGGVKACEVSQEAYQSKSVER; via the coding sequence ATGGCTGCACAATCCAAGACCCCGGCCACTGCTCAGCCACCAACTACCACCAATGTCCGCCCACCTCCACGGTCTAACACCTCCTATCAGCCCCGCCCATTCTTCTCATCACAACTACCACCACCAGCACCACCCACTCACCGCAACCAGCCTCGCAATGCTGAAATAATCCGGCGAGCGGACAGCATTTTCTTCTGCATAAGGCTCATATTTTTAGGCATTGGCTTGATTGTCATCCTTCTCTGCTTAATGATTTTCCACCCTGATCTTCCCACGTTCCGGGTCGACTCGGTAACCATCTCCAACTTCAATATTTCCACCACCACCCCTCCCCTTCTCTCCGGCTACTTCAACATTGGACTGACCGTTGAAAATCCTAGCAGCAAAACTACCTTCTCGTACAGCCACCTCGAGGCCGGAATCTACCTCGGGTCCAATCAACTCTCGGGGACAACCCTCCCGCCGTTTACTGTGGCAGAGAAGATGAATGCAACCGGGATCAATGCAGAATTCTCCGCGGTTAGGGCTTACACATACTTGGCTGAGACTCAAAATCTGGAACTCtgtttgaaggttcaaatggaagtTCATTCCAAAGCTGGTTTTTGGAGAGAAGTGCAATATTTGGAGGCCTCTTGCCCGGGATTATTGGTCAGTGCTGTTAAGACTCAAAAGAATGGATCAAGTTCTGATGTTTGGAGTCTAATTGGAGGAGTTAAAGCCTGCGAGGTTTCTCAAGAAGCCTATCAATCCAAGTCTGTAGAAAGATGA
- the LOC113757594 gene encoding uncharacterized protein LOC113757594: protein MEELDKKIDALMAGMETKLTSFLQALNRDRAAAPGESPSPEKTPLLSNPHVRCKEWSDQLAANKERRFTILNPPKVDLPFFEGDRPQEWIRKCEKYFLIHQLPEDQKLDVMEVYLVGKAEIWFQGVKRSKGRISWEEFCELLKRRFGDRGRRDEVEEFNKLHQTSTVKNYQEKFEELSSLMLVRDPHLSESYFVSSFISGIKEEIRPMVKMLKPNTLIEAFEIAEWQEQSLALNGRYAKNTRNWEPGENFRSSSPLSTANTGGKVLEPFGQKKVNSESTNMESRRISPQEILRRKNNHLCFKCGERFSPGHQCKYRHLNFILEEDEVPEFLDAIGEQDEQTGHPGQSVDVSLHALTTSIKRKTLKLQGELGGKIISVLIDTGSTNSFLNSTLLHTMTLRTAKMTPLRATIADGTTISSGLFCPDVTWNIQGYSFSFPLVIMELGTWDMILGVDWMVQYSPITFDFKQLLVKLSEEDGKMVLEGVAEQPSMKLVRGKAIKKFMQQKHRNLAAFCSVPEDCNSDDVSPLPSEISELLHQFSDVFAEPTQLPPERAHDHTIPLKPRAQPFKLRPYRYPHSQKTEIENQVSNMLQTGIIKPSTSPFSSPVLLVKKKEGTWRFCVDYRYLNDLTIKDKYPIPNIEELLDELFGSKFFNKIDLRSGYHQIRVKACDIHKTAFQTHQGHYEFLSRPAIPCKPPENCVGNSEISPVVCKDVQMHVCSAESGVLGPYHILQWG from the exons ATGGAGGAGCTCGATAAGAAGATAGATGCTTTAATGGCAGGAATGGAGACGAAGTTGACTTCATTTCTTCAAGCTCTCAATAGAGACAGAGCAGCGGCACCAGGGGAATCCCCTTCACCAGAGAAGACTCCTTTATTGTCCAATCCACATGTAAGATGCAAGGAATGGAGCGATCAGTTAGCAGCGAACAAGGAGCGCAGGTTTACAATTCTGAATCCTCCTAAGGTAGATCTTCCTTTCTTTGAAGGGGATAGACCTCAGGAGTGGATCAGGAAATGTGAAAAATATTTTCTCATTCATCAACTTCCTGAGGACCAGAAATTGGATGTAATGGAGGTGTATCTGGTAGGGAAAGCAGAAATATGGTTTCAAGGAGTAAAGCGGAGCAAGGGAAGAATCTCTTGGGAAGAATTCTGCGAACTATTGAAGAGGAGGTTTGGAGATCGAGGAAGAAGAGATGAGGTGGAGGAGTTCAATAAACTCCACCAAACCAGTACTGTCAAGAACTATCAGGAAAAATTTGAGGAACTGAGTTCCTTGATGTTAGTAAGGGATCCTCACCTTTCTGAATCTTACTTTGTCTCTAGTTTCATCAGTGGCATTAAAGAAGAAATCAGGCCTATGGTTAAGATGTTGAAGCCTAATACTTTAATTGAGGCTTTTGAGATTGCAGAATGGCAGGAACAATCACTGGCATTAAATGGAAGGTATGCCAAAAACACTAGGAACTGGGAGCCTGGGGAAAATTTTAGGTCCTCCAGTCCCTTGTCAACAGCCAACACAGGAGGGAAGGTTTTAGAACCATTCGGTCAAAAGAAGGTGAATTCTGAGAGCACTAACATGGAGAGTAGGAGGATCTCTCCTCAGGAGATATTGCGCAGAAAGAACAATCATCTGTGTTTTAAGTGCGGGGAGAGGTTTAGTCCTGGTCACCAATGCAAATATAGGCATTTGAATTTCATCTTAGAAGAAGATGAGGTACCTGAATTTCTTGATGCAATTGGAGAACAGGATGAGCAGACTGGTCACCCAGGACAATCAGTAGATGTGTCCCTGCACGCTTTGACCACCTCTATCAAGAGGAAAACTCTGAAGCTGCAGGGGGAGTTAGGAGGAAAAATTATATCTGTTCTGATTGACACTGGCAGCACTAATAGCTTTCTGAATTCCACATTACTGCACACCATGACCTTAAGGACAGCTAAGATGACACCACTAAGAGCTACAATTGCTGATGGGACCACCATTTCGAGTGGGCTGTTTTGTCCCGATGTAACTTGGAACATCCAAGGTTATAGCTTTAGTTTTCCCTTGGTAATCATGGAACTGGGAACATGGGATATGATACTTGGAGTAGATTGGATGGTGCAGTACAGCCCTATTACATTTGATTTCAAACAGTTGCTGGTCAAACTATCAGAAGAGGATGGGAAAATGGTGTTGGAAGGAGTAGCTGAACAACCTTCAATGAAGCTGGTCCGTGGAAAAGCAATAAAGAAGTTCATGCAACAGAAACATAGAAACTTGGCAGCATTCTGTTCCGTGCCTGAGGATTGCAACTCAGATGATGTAAGTCCACTTCCAAGTGAAATCTCAGAATTACTGCACCAGTTCTCTGATGTGTTTGCTGAACCTACACAGTTACCACCTGAAAGAGCACATGACCACACCATACCCTTGAAACCAAGGGCTCAACCTTTTAAACTCAGACCCTATAGGTATCCACATTCTCAAAAAACAGAAATTGAAAACCAAGTGTCCAACATGCTTCAAACTGGGATCATTAAGCCTAGTACTAGCCCTTTCTCTTCACCTGTCCTCCtagtgaaaaagaaagaaggtacCTGGCGTTTCTGTGTAGATTACAGGTACCTCAATGACCTCACCATCAAGGATAAATATCCTATTCCAAATATTGAAGAGCTCTTAGATGAACTATTTGGCTCTAAGTTCTTCAACAAGATTGACCTCAGATCTGGTTATCACCAAATCAGAGTCAAGGCTTGTGATATCCATAAAACAGCATTTCAAACTCACCAAGGCCATTATGAGTTccta TCCAGACCTGCAATCCCATGTAAACCACCTGAGAACTGTGTTGGAAATTCTGAGATCTCACCAGTTGTATGCAAAGATGTCCAAATGCATGTTTGCTCAGCTGAGAGTGGAGTACTTGGGCCATATCATATCCTACAATGGGGTTGA